A stretch of the Ananas comosus cultivar F153 linkage group 14, ASM154086v1, whole genome shotgun sequence genome encodes the following:
- the LOC109720169 gene encoding probable NAD(P)H dehydrogenase (quinone) FQR1-like 1: MAATKVYIVYYSMYGHVEKLAEEIKKGASSVEGVEAKLWQVPETLPEEVLAKMNAPPKSDVPIISPNELAEADGIIFGFPTRFGMMAAQFKAFLDATGGLWRTQQLAGKPAGIFYSTGSQGGGQETTPLTAITQLTHHGMIFVPVGYTFGAGMFEMEQLKGGSPYGAGTYAGDGSRLPSELELAQAFHQGKYFAGIAKKLKGSS, from the exons GTACTATTCCATGTACGGTCATGTCGAGAAGCTAGCCGAAGAAATAAAGAAAGGTGCTTCATCAGTTGAGGGTGTTGAAGCTAAGCTGTGGCAG GTTCCAGAGACACTCCCTGAAGAAGTGCTTGCGAAGATGAATGCGCCTCCAAAGAGCGATGTACCAATAATTTCGCCAAATGAGCTTGCTGAGGCTGACGGTATTATCTTTGGGTTCCCGACTAGGTTTGGAATGATGGCTGCGCAATTCAAAGCATTTCTAGATGCGACTGGCGGGCTCTGGAGGACGCAACAGCTTGCAGGCAAGCCGGCAGGGATCTTCTATAGCACTGGATCCCAAGGCGGTGGTCAAGAAACTACTCC TTTGACGGCAATTACCCAACTGACCCACCATGGAATGATCTTTGTGCCGGTGGGGTACACGTTCGGCGCTGGAATGTTTGAGATGGAACAACTGAAAGGTGGAAGCCCTTACGGAGCTGGTACATATGCTGGTGATGGATCAAGACTCCCTTCTGAGCTCGAACTGGCGCAAGCCTTTCATCAGGGGAAATACTTTGCTGGAATTGCGAAGAAGCTCAAGGGTTCATCCTGA
- the LOC109720162 gene encoding transcription factor bHLH112-like, with the protein MGEDVIYSRMYSGQEGWWNSNIPRTSCFNGSAVMSASISCSTEFTDVMGGGFNWAALAADVPLSQSQSQSQSSSGESPGSAVSNNSLSSFQDTYHAATAQMTDLAAVSSPAVDWNQKPLLSRESGYHGLFQEGNKSSSLRGDDLQLLNPNPNPNPNPNPNQKNNMCDENISSSVSLSHNINQGLPQYQHHYESLLRSLLEPEILEPYYTQPLPEPSPPKQQPLQFSTHINTSSAIRPATTPISKDLRLSSPRNDVVVSHHALKEINLNRSNRATKSVSEGAGGLSPDIAAQQPALKKPRIETPSPLPTFKVRKEKMGDRITALQQLVSPFGKTDTASVLTEAIEYIKFLHDQVGVLTAPYLNNGNQMLHLKSLEKLNGTQGPKRDLGSRGLCLMPVSSTHAVASEIPFDFWAPTFGGTFN; encoded by the exons ATGGGAGAGGATGTCATTTATAGCAGAATGTATAGTGGCCAGGAGGGGTGGTGGAATAGCAATATTCCAAGGACTAGCTGTTTCAACGGTTCTGCCGTGATGTCGGCATCGATATCATGCTCGACGGAGTTCACCGACGTCATGGGCGGCGGCTTCAACTGGGCGGCCTTGGCAGCCGACGTGCCGCTGTCGCAGTCGCAGTCGCAGTCGCAGTCCTCCTCCGGTGAGTCGCCCGGCTCGGCGGTCTCGAACAACTCCTTATCTTCTTTCCAAGACACTTATCATGCGGCCACCGCGCAGATGACGGATCTGGCCGCAGTATCCTCTCCTGCAGTTGATTGGAATCAAAAACCTCTATT GAGTAGGGAATCAGGGTACCATGGCTTGTTTCAAGAAGGCAACAAGAGTAGTAGTTTGAGAGGAGATGATCTCCAGCTGCTTaatcccaatcccaatcccaatcccaatcccaatcccaatcAGAAAAATAACATGTGCGATGAGAACATCTCATCATCAGTCTCATTATCACACAACATCAATCAAGGGCTCCCCCAATACCAACACCACTACGAGTCCTTGTTAAGAAGCCTCCTGGAACCTGAGATATTGGAACCTTATTACACACAGCCGCTCCCCGAGCCCTCACCTCCGAAGCAGCAGCCACTTCAATTCTCTACTCACATTAACACATCCTCCGCGATTCGGCCGGCTACGACTCCGATCAGCAAGGATCTTCGCCTTTCATCGCCCCGTAATGATGTAGTAGTCTCACATCATGCTCTCAAGGAGATCAACTTGAATCGCAGCAACCGTGCCACGAAG TCAGTATCGGAAGGAGCTGGCGGATTGAGCCCAGACATCGCTGCGCAGCAGCCTGCTCTCAAGAAGCCTAGAATTGAGACACCGTCGCCGTTGCCGACTTTTAAG GTGAGGAAAGAGAAGATGGGGGACAGAATCACTGCTCTTCAGCAGCTGGTCTCGCCGTTCGGAAAG ACCGACACAGCATCAGTACTCACTGAAGCTATAGAATACATCAAGTTTCTTCACGATCAAGTCGGC GTCCTTACTGCTCCGTATCTAAACAATGGCAACCAGATGCTGCACCTAAag AGCCTGGAGAAATTAAACGGTACACAAGGGCCAAAGAGAGACCTCGGAAGCCGAGGGCTATGTCTGATGCCAGTATCGAGCACGCATGCTGTCGCTAGCGAAATACCTTTCGATTTCTGGGCTCCTACGTTCGGAGGAACCTTTAATTAA